One window of Desulfarculus baarsii DSM 2075 genomic DNA carries:
- a CDS encoding efflux RND transporter periplasmic adaptor subunit, with translation MLYLYTLFFLQGQPQAESAPPPAADPEVSVITLSHQQVALDSELTGRTTPFLIAEVRPQVGGIINKRLFEEGSDVKAGQALYQIDPATYKATMDSARAALAKAEANLFAAQLKSQRYKDLVAIKAVSQQNYDDAYADLKQAEADVAACKAALETARINLEYTKVTSPISGRIGRSSVTAGALVTASQQASLATVQQLDPIYVDVTQSSSEMLRLKRQLASGQLKRDEHNKAKVRLILEDGVTYPLEGELQFSDVTVDQTTGAVTLRAVFPNPEQELLPGMYVRAILETGVNDRAILVPQRAVARNNKGEATVLVLDEQNRVQTRTLGLGRAVGADWLVNSGLRAGERVIMEGSQKVAPGAIAKAVAFQPAASAADDKR, from the coding sequence ATACTATATCTGTACACCCTGTTTTTCCTTCAGGGTCAACCCCAGGCCGAAAGCGCCCCGCCGCCCGCTGCCGATCCCGAGGTGAGCGTGATCACCTTGAGTCATCAGCAGGTTGCCCTGGACAGCGAACTGACCGGCCGCACCACGCCTTTCCTGATCGCCGAGGTGCGTCCGCAAGTCGGTGGCATCATTAATAAACGGCTGTTCGAGGAGGGCTCGGACGTCAAAGCTGGTCAGGCCCTCTATCAGATCGACCCAGCCACCTACAAGGCCACCATGGACAGCGCCCGGGCCGCCCTGGCCAAGGCCGAGGCCAACCTTTTCGCGGCCCAGTTGAAGTCTCAGCGTTACAAGGACTTGGTGGCCATCAAGGCGGTGAGTCAGCAGAATTATGACGACGCCTACGCCGACCTCAAACAGGCCGAAGCCGATGTGGCCGCCTGCAAGGCCGCCCTGGAGACGGCGCGCATCAACTTGGAATACACCAAGGTGACCTCACCCATTTCCGGGCGCATCGGCCGCTCGTCGGTCACCGCCGGGGCGCTGGTCACCGCCAGCCAGCAGGCCAGTCTGGCCACGGTGCAGCAGTTGGACCCGATCTACGTCGACGTCACCCAGTCCAGCTCGGAAATGCTGCGCCTCAAACGCCAATTGGCCAGCGGGCAGCTCAAGCGAGACGAGCACAACAAGGCCAAGGTCCGGCTGATCCTGGAAGACGGCGTGACCTATCCCCTGGAGGGCGAGCTGCAGTTTTCCGACGTTACCGTCGATCAGACCACCGGCGCGGTGACCTTGCGGGCCGTTTTCCCCAACCCGGAGCAGGAGTTGCTGCCCGGCATGTACGTGCGGGCCATCTTGGAGACCGGCGTCAACGACCGGGCCATCCTGGTGCCCCAGCGCGCCGTCGCCCGCAACAACAAGGGCGAGGCCACCGTCCTGGTGCTCGACGAGCAAAACCGCGTCCAAACGCGCACGCTCGGCCTGGGGCGGGCGGTTGGCGCCGATTGGCTGGTCAATTCCGGCCTGCGGGCCGGCGAACGGGTGATCATGGAAGGCTCGCAAAAGGTCGCCCCGGGGGCCATCGCCAAGGCCGTGGCCTTCCAACCAGCCGCCTCCGCCGCCGACGACAAACGCTGA